The DNA window TCTTAGTCCAAACTCGTTTATACCAAATAGCCAGTATCCAATAGCCACCAGCCAATAGGTAAGAGGGGGTTTTTGAAATCTTAGCTCTTCATTGTAGTATGGGGTTATATAATCTCCTGTAAGTAGCATACGTCTGCTTGCTTCTGCATAAAAAGCCTCGTTAGGCTGCCATACTTGAAAACTACCGAGGTTGTAAAAATAAAGGATAACAGTTGCTATAGCAAGAATGTAAAGAATCACCAAAGACTATTATAGTAAAATTTTCTTTGCTAATGGGCATCTTAGACAGGTTTAGAAAAAAAGAACAAGAAAAGGAAGCTTTATGGACTAAATGTCCCTCTTGCAAGGCTATACTTTATGTGCCAGAGCTGAAGGAAAACTTAAGTGTATGTCCTAAATGTAATTACCACTTTCCCATGGGTTCCTTAGAGAGGATTCAATCTTTATTGTCCAATTATTCTCTGATGTTTGAAAACATCCTTCCCTCTGATCCTTTAAATTTTAAAGACACAAAGCCTTACAAAGATAGGCTAATTCAAGCTCAAAAAGAGACCAATCTTACGGAAGCTCTAATAGTTGCTAAGGGGAATCTGGTAGATAGAGAAGTTGCGCTTTGTGTTATGGACTTTAACTTTATAGGTGGTAGCATGGGGTCTGTTGTGGGTGAAAGGTTTTACAGAGCCTGTTTGTATAGCGCGGAGAATAACCTTCCCTTGGTAGCTATAATAACCTCCGGTGGGGCAAGGATGCAAGAGGGCATCATTTCCCTTATGCAGATGGCAAAAACATCCATCGGCGTAAGTTTTTTAAGGGAAAAGAAGGTTCCTTATATAACAGTCTTAACGAACCCTACAATGGGTGGTGTTTCTGCCAGCTTTGCCTTCCTTGGAGACATCATTCTGGCAGAACCACAATCTCTCATTGGCTTTGCAGGTCCGAGGGTTATAGAGCAAACCATAAAGCAGCAGCTTCCTGAAGGGTTCCAAACAGCAGAGTTCCTTCTTGAAAAGGGCATGATAGATTTAATAGTTCATAGAAAGGATCTTAAGGACACACTTACTAAACTAATCGGTATAGCCACTTCAAGGAGAGGCTGCAGTGTTGTACGATGAAGAGCATCCTTTTGCAATAGCCCACAGACTTGTGGAAGACGGTCGTTTAGACCCATGGAACGTGGATATAGCACAGTTAGCACGTCTATATATGGAAGAGATAAAAAAGATGGAGCTTTTGGACTTGCGTGTGCCAGCCAGGGCTATTTATGCTGCTGCTTTTTTACTAAAAAAACAGGTAGATGTGTTGTTTCCTGAACCAAAAAGAAAAAAAGAAAAAAAATACACTCTGGAGGAAATAGTCCAAATGTTCGAGGAGGAGGAAAAAAATGAGCTTCAGAGTGTAGAGACACAGAGCCTAATAATTGATCAGATAAAAAAAATTAAAAAAAAATTAAAAGAATATAAGAAAAGTATTAAGCACGGCGAGAAAAGGAAAACCATACCCATACACGTATCAAAGTTTGAGAAGGCGCTCGAAGAGCTTGAAAAATTGATAAGTCAAGGGATTAAAACCTTTTCTTTTTTAGACTTTGTAGGGAACAGAAACCCTGTGCCTTATCTTTTAGGTTTGATGGTTTTGTATCAGGATGGTAAAGTGGATGTGTATCAAAAAGAGCCCTATTCGGATATTCAGGTGGAGGTTTTAGAATGGCAAAGGATATAGTCTCAGAAGTCTTTTCTTCAGTAAGCAAATATTATGACTTTTTTTTAAACCTAGTAACCTTTGGAAAAATCAAAAACTGGCAAAGAGATATGTTGAGCTTCCTTAGTAAGGAAGGCAGTATTTTGGACATTGGCACAGGTACTGGGGAGGTGTTAGTACAATCAAAATCTGAAGGATTAAAGGTAGGTATAGATATTTCTTTTGAGATGCTAAAAATAGCAAAAGGGAAATGCGCGGAATGCTATTTCATTCTTGCTGATGCGGAAGATCTTCCTTTCAAAGACAATAGCTTTAAAAATCTTACTGTATCTCTAGTCTACAGACACCTGCACAGCAGGGAGAAATTCTTGAAGGAAGCAAAGAGAGTACTTGTAAAAGACGGAAGGCTAGCCATACTGGACATTAACAGATTTTGGTTAACACCCGTACTGGTATTTCTTATGAGGTTCCCAATGAAACCTATAGGAATTATCTTATTTGGAAAGGACAAATGGGATTTCTTTATACATTCTTTGGAGAATAGCGTTGGAGAGGAAGAACTAAGAAAAGAACTTGAGACAGCTGGGTTTGCGGTAATAAATACAAACAGAAAACTTATGGGGGTAGTTTATATAACTATTGCGAAAAAGGTATAGCTTTTATTGAGTTAAAGGGATTACACTAACAAACTTTTTGTTTCTTCTAGATTCGAACTTAACTATCCCATCCGTTAAAGCATAGAGTGTAAAGTCTGATCCCATACCCACATTTTGACCTGGATATATTTTTGTACCTCTTTGCCTTACTAAAATATTTCCAGCGCGTACCAACTGACCGCCAAATCTTTTAACACCTAATCTCTTCGAATGACTATCTCTGCCATTTCTTGTTGATCCACCACTTGCCTTAGACGCCATGTTAATCCTCCTTTATCTCTTTTATTAACAGTTCAGTAAAAGACTGCCTATGTCCTCTCCATCTTTTGTAGTTCTTCTTAGACTTAAACTTAAACACAATTACCTTTTTTCCTTTCCCGTGCTTTACCACTTCCGCAATGACTCTACCTTTTTGAAGCTGAATTTTTCCACCTTCCTTCCCAATGAGTATTGGCTTTAGCTCTATGGTTTGCCCTTCTTGGATAGGAAGTTTTTCTACCTTCAATCGCGTTCCTTGAAATACCATATACTGCTTACCACCAGTCTCGATTATGGCATACATACACACCCTCCAATTTCAAAGGAGGGGGAGGCCCCTCCAAATATTTGACTTACTTTTGCTGTTGTTGCTGTTGCTCACCAGCAGGTTGCTGCTGCTGTTGTTGTTCAGCAGGTTGTTGTTGCTGCTGTTGCTGTTCAGCAGGTTGTTGCTGCTGTTGTTGTTCGGCAGGTTGCTGTTGCTGCTGTTGCTGTTCAGCAGGTTGTTGCTGCTGTTCAGCAGGCTTTTGCTGGCAAGATACCGCAAATACTGCTAGGCTTGCCACTCCAAGTAAAAGAAGCTTCTTCATTTTTCACACCTCCTTTAATAATTTTTAGTGTAAATTATAGACCAACACACAACGATTTGTCAATATAAAAAAATAAAAACAAAAGGGTTTTTCAGAATGTTCTAATAATAACTTTTAGCCTTAGAGCTGCATTGGGTTAATTAGTTTATTAACAATAGGAAAACGTTTAGTACCTATTGTAGTGTTAAAATAACCTTATGATCAGGGCCTACAGAGTATTCCTATCTGGTCGGGTGCAAGGGGTGGGCTTCAGAAGTTGGACCAAACGTCTGGGTGAAAGCTACGGCTTAGAAGGATGGGTACGTAACTTACCAGACGGTAGGGTGGAGGTCTTCGTTCAAGGTCATGAAGATGTAGTTCAAAGCTTTGTGTGGAAACTATGGGAAGGTCCAGAAGGAGCAAGGGTAGATAAAATGGAAATAATAAAGGAGGTGGCAAGCCATGAAGAAAAAGGTTTTTATATTAAGTATTAGCCTTGTATTCAACTTGTCCTTTGCTCAAGAATGTAAATATCACAAAGTCAAAAGTGGAGAAACGCTGGAAAAGATAGCGAAAAGCTACGGAATAACAACTCAAGAACTACTAAAAGCCAATAAAAGTATCAAGCCTAACAACTTAAAAATAGGGAAAAAAATATGCATACCCATTTCAAAGGCTAAAAACCCGGGTGCAAAAGATTACGCTATTTATAAGGTCAAAAGGGGAGATACATTAGAAGGCATAGCAAACAAATTCGGAGTGGATTGGAGAGAGTTAAAGAGTTTTAACAACCTAAAAACAACCAAACTATCAGAAGGTCAGGAAATAAAGATACCTGCTAGATCTGTCAGTAAAAGAACTCAAAATCAGACAAAAGACTATGAAACTTACGTAGTTCAGAAGGGTGGTAGATTAGAGCATTTGGCTAAAAAGCTTGGAGTTTCAGAAAGAGAGTTGGAAAGGCTAAATCCAAAATTGAAAGGCAAGTGGTTGGAGAAGGGAACTGTGGTAAAAGTACCTCGCGTTGAAAAGAGAGAGGAAAAGGAGACAACAAAGTATGAAATATATACGGTCAAGAAAGGTGGCAGGCTGGAACACATAGCTAAAAGCTTAGGAATTTCTAAGGAAGAGTTAGAAAAGTTGAACCCAGAATTGAAACAAAAGTGGTTATCAAAAGGCACAAAGGTAAAAGTGCCTATAAAACATCAGAAGGAGATAACTGAAAACTATCAAACTTACGTTGTAAAAAAAACTGCCAGACTTGAACATGTGGCAAAAAAGTTAGGCCTTTCGGAAAGAGAGTTGGAGAGGTTGAATCCAGAATTAAAAGACAAATGGTTGAAAAAGGGAACGGTTGTAAAAATACCAGTTAAAAACAACATTCATGCTACGGCGTCAGAAGAGAAAGTACGCCAACCCATTTCACCACAAAAAATGGAGGAAAGAGAACAACATAAAGAGACAGAAAATCTAATGGATGTGAAAATTCTAAAAAACAGTTTACCCTTGCCTGTAGAAGGTGAAATTACAAAAAATAACAGGGGAGTGAAAATAATTGCAGAGTGCGGAACCCCAGTTAAAGCGGTTGAGGAGGGGAAAGTGATATATAGCGGGGGTGACCTACAAGCTTACGGAAACATGATTATATTAGACCATGGAGAGTTCATATCTTTGTACGCAAATAACCAAAAAAACTTAGTAAAAAGAGGGGAACAAGTATCCAAAAACCAACAAATTGCATTGGTTGGAAGGAAAAACAACTCTGAGAACTGTGCGCTTTATTTTGAACTTAGAAATAAGGAAGGTATCCCTTTAGATCCTACAGAATATTTAAGAAACACTCAATAATTATTCCAACCTTTTTATGTAGATGATAGTTTTTTGCACATTTTTTTCTATTTGCTTTATGGTTCTTATTTCATATATCTGATTGTCATTTTTTATGACTTTTGCCTTTTCTAACACATCCCAAAGGCTTTTTAGCATGTTGTCAATGTCTCTCTTTCTTCTATTTGGTAGCACCAGAATAACTTCCATGGATAATGGTCCATCCAATGGATCGCCACTGTATTGCTGCTTAATTTCCCAAATAGCTCTTGCTTCCCAGTTTTTTATTCTGGGAGGTTTAAAAACTGTCCCCCCTTTTTTCCTTATGTATCTGTTGCTTTTTGGCACTGGGAGCGAGGAAAGGTGCAACTCTATTCTCTTTTCTCCTTCACTCACTTACAAACTCAACCAATAGGTCCTGCTCTTTGAAATCCTTTACCAACACACTTATCAAGTCTCCCTCTTTAACTTCCCACTCGGTTTCCAAATAACAAATCCCATCCACTTCTGGTGCCTGAAACCAAAGTCTTCCAACGGGCACAATACCCAGATCTTCGTCGTATCCATCCACTAGCATCTGAAATTTTTTCCCTAGTAGATCTCTATTTTTCCTCTGGATAACCTCGTTTTGAACTTCGTATAGAATGCTCTTTCTTCTTTCCTTTTCCTCATAGCTTATCCTATCTCCTAACACCTCCGCTGGAGTTCCTTCCTCTGCGGAATAGCTGAACACACCAACCCAGTAGAAGTAACCCTTCTCTACAAAGTCTAGTAGCTCTTGAAAATCTTCAGGCTCTTCCTCCGGATAACCCACTATAAAGCTCGTTCTTAGCACCACATTGGGTATGGCAGAAAGTATCCTATTTACAAGCCTCTCTACGAAGCTTTTATCGTAACCTCTTCTCATGCTTTTTAGAACTCTGTCAGAAATGTGCTGAAGAGGTATATCAAAGTATGGAAGAACTTTTGAAGAATTGGCTATGTAGCTTATAAGATCATTGCTAACATCCGTTGGATAAAGATACAGAAGCCTTATCCAGTTTATACCATCTATCTTTTCAAGCTCTTCAAGAAGTTTAATTATTGCATTTTTTCCATACAGATCCCTGCCGTAATAGGTAGTATCTTGAGAAACCACGCATATTTCTTTAATTCCCTGCTGAGCTATCCACTTAGCCTCTTCCACTAAATCTTGTATAGTTTTAGATCTATACTTGCCTCTTATTTGAGGTATGGTGCAGAAAGAACACAGGCGATTGCAGCCTTCGGAAATCTTAAGGTAAGCATAGGACTTTGGTGTTGTAAGAATCCTTTTATTTTCTTTTACTTTTTCGAGTCCCAAAAACTCCAAGATTTCATCCCAACTTTCTGTTCCAAAGTAAGCTGCGACTTCCGGTATTTCTTTCATTAGTTCCTGTTTGTATCTTTCTACCAAACAACCCATCACTATAACTTTCTTATTCCCCGCATATTCGAGAATGTAGTCTATTGCTTCT is part of the Thermocrinis sp. genome and encodes:
- the accD gene encoding acetyl-CoA carboxylase, carboxyltransferase subunit beta yields the protein MGILDRFRKKEQEKEALWTKCPSCKAILYVPELKENLSVCPKCNYHFPMGSLERIQSLLSNYSLMFENILPSDPLNFKDTKPYKDRLIQAQKETNLTEALIVAKGNLVDREVALCVMDFNFIGGSMGSVVGERFYRACLYSAENNLPLVAIITSGGARMQEGIISLMQMAKTSIGVSFLREKKVPYITVLTNPTMGGVSASFAFLGDIILAEPQSLIGFAGPRVIEQTIKQQLPEGFQTAEFLLEKGMIDLIVHRKDLKDTLTKLIGIATSRRGCSVVR
- a CDS encoding segregation/condensation protein A; its protein translation is MLYDEEHPFAIAHRLVEDGRLDPWNVDIAQLARLYMEEIKKMELLDLRVPARAIYAAAFLLKKQVDVLFPEPKRKKEKKYTLEEIVQMFEEEEKNELQSVETQSLIIDQIKKIKKKLKEYKKSIKHGEKRKTIPIHVSKFEKALEELEKLISQGIKTFSFLDFVGNRNPVPYLLGLMVLYQDGKVDVYQKEPYSDIQVEVLEWQRI
- a CDS encoding class I SAM-dependent methyltransferase, which encodes MAKDIVSEVFSSVSKYYDFFLNLVTFGKIKNWQRDMLSFLSKEGSILDIGTGTGEVLVQSKSEGLKVGIDISFEMLKIAKGKCAECYFILADAEDLPFKDNSFKNLTVSLVYRHLHSREKFLKEAKRVLVKDGRLAILDINRFWLTPVLVFLMRFPMKPIGIILFGKDKWDFFIHSLENSVGEEELRKELETAGFAVINTNRKLMGVVYITIAKKV
- the rpmA gene encoding 50S ribosomal protein L27; the protein is MASKASGGSTRNGRDSHSKRLGVKRFGGQLVRAGNILVRQRGTKIYPGQNVGMGSDFTLYALTDGIVKFESRRNKKFVSVIPLTQ
- the rplU gene encoding 50S ribosomal protein L21, which gives rise to MYAIIETGGKQYMVFQGTRLKVEKLPIQEGQTIELKPILIGKEGGKIQLQKGRVIAEVVKHGKGKKVIVFKFKSKKNYKRWRGHRQSFTELLIKEIKED
- a CDS encoding acylphosphatase: MIRAYRVFLSGRVQGVGFRSWTKRLGESYGLEGWVRNLPDGRVEVFVQGHEDVVQSFVWKLWEGPEGARVDKMEIIKEVASHEEKGFYIKY
- a CDS encoding LysM peptidoglycan-binding domain-containing protein; the protein is MKKKVFILSISLVFNLSFAQECKYHKVKSGETLEKIAKSYGITTQELLKANKSIKPNNLKIGKKICIPISKAKNPGAKDYAIYKVKRGDTLEGIANKFGVDWRELKSFNNLKTTKLSEGQEIKIPARSVSKRTQNQTKDYETYVVQKGGRLEHLAKKLGVSERELERLNPKLKGKWLEKGTVVKVPRVEKREEKETTKYEIYTVKKGGRLEHIAKSLGISKEELEKLNPELKQKWLSKGTKVKVPIKHQKEITENYQTYVVKKTARLEHVAKKLGLSERELERLNPELKDKWLKKGTVVKIPVKNNIHATASEEKVRQPISPQKMEEREQHKETENLMDVKILKNSLPLPVEGEITKNNRGVKIIAECGTPVKAVEEGKVIYSGGDLQAYGNMIILDHGEFISLYANNQKNLVKRGEQVSKNQQIALVGRKNNSENCALYFELRNKEGIPLDPTEYLRNTQ
- a CDS encoding RusA family crossover junction endodeoxyribonuclease, translating into MSEGEKRIELHLSSLPVPKSNRYIRKKGGTVFKPPRIKNWEARAIWEIKQQYSGDPLDGPLSMEVILVLPNRRKRDIDNMLKSLWDVLEKAKVIKNDNQIYEIRTIKQIEKNVQKTIIYIKRLE
- the rimO gene encoding 30S ribosomal protein S12 methylthiotransferase RimO gives rise to the protein MNRRKSRLKVGVISLGCSKNLVDTEILLGKLKQAGVEFANDPKKADTIIVNTCGFINPAKEEAIDYILEYAGNKKVIVMGCLVERYKQELMKEIPEVAAYFGTESWDEILEFLGLEKVKENKRILTTPKSYAYLKISEGCNRLCSFCTIPQIRGKYRSKTIQDLVEEAKWIAQQGIKEICVVSQDTTYYGRDLYGKNAIIKLLEELEKIDGINWIRLLYLYPTDVSNDLISYIANSSKVLPYFDIPLQHISDRVLKSMRRGYDKSFVERLVNRILSAIPNVVLRTSFIVGYPEEEPEDFQELLDFVEKGYFYWVGVFSYSAEEGTPAEVLGDRISYEEKERRKSILYEVQNEVIQRKNRDLLGKKFQMLVDGYDEDLGIVPVGRLWFQAPEVDGICYLETEWEVKEGDLISVLVKDFKEQDLLVEFVSE